AATTTTAACCTATTTTTGGGAACAGTTAAGATAACGAAACGGATTGATTTACACGGTAATTGTTAAAAAATATAATATAGCACATTAAAAGCGATGGATAACAATAAAAACAGAGAGACAGATTTAGAGAATGGCTATTTGCAAGTTGATCAGTTTAATAAAGAATCAACGAGCTCTATTAGTTCACACTACAAAGATATATTGAGACATTTAGGTGAAGATCCTGAGCGTGAAGGGTTGTTAAAAACACCAAAACGGGTTGCTAAAGCGCTTCAGTTTTTAACTCAGGGTTATTCCATGAACCCCGATGAGATACTTCGCTCTGCGATTTTTGAGGAGGAGTATCGCCAGATGGTTTTAGTAAAAGATATTGATTTGTATAGTTTGTGTGAACATCACATGCTACCTTTTTTTGGAAAAGCCCACGTTGCTTATATACCCAATGGGTATATAACAGGATTGAGCAAAATCGCGCGAGTAGTTGAAGCTTATGCACGCAGGCTACAGGTACAGGAGCGATTAACAGTTCAAATTCGTAATTGTATTCAAGATGCATTGCATCCATTGGGAGTAGCTGTTGTTATTGAGGCTCAGCACATGTGTATGCAAATGCGAGGTGTACAGAAACAAAACTCAGCAACTACGACATCTGCCTTTACCGGGGCTTTTTTAAACTCGCCGGCAACGCGTGAAGAGTTTTTTCATCTAATAGGAAAAACATTACGTTAAGCATGGGATAATGCAACGAATGTTAATCTAATTCATATATCTTGTTAATGGTATAGTTTGTAGGCGAATCAAAACCATATAGATTTCTCATCTCAGGATCCTCATAAAACCCTTTAACAGTAGTGCTTACAGAGGGTTTAAATCCTTTTCTTATTACGTAGCTTCGACATGCAAAAAGCCCGTATCCGCCGCTGATATTTGTAATAGGTGGGACTTCGCTGCTAATTCCACTGCTACGAAACCAAATTTGTTCGGCAAAATTTTCGTCTGCTATAACATATTCAAAATCGACTTTGCCCGGGTATCTTCGCATACCACCTGTAGGTGGTGTTAAAACCTCTTTTAAAGCATTGTATATATCAGCACCTCTAACACCCATTGATTCCTCGTTCTCGTAGCCCATTCTTTGCATTGCAACTGGGAGACTTATGGTCTTTCTGTCGTACCTGTCGGCACTATACCATTCGTAGTAATGAAAATAGACTTTAAGTTTCGCTCCTCCTGAATATTTTGGCAGTTTAAATCTAGCACCCAAAAACTTATCTTTGGTGAGATTGTACAGTTGTCCAGGAGCGGGGTTGGTCTGATGAAATGCAACTAAAGGGTGGCATAAGGAGGTTACAACTTTACCATCCGGCAAAATAACTTCCAAATCGTAAGTATATATCTTATCTTTATTGTTTTCATATGGCAATGTTTCTGTACTTGCGTAAACATGGTGTTTGTCAATAGCAAAAACAGTTTGTCCTTGTGCATTTACACTATCTTTTGTTAAAAACAGTTTATTGAAGACAATTGTCTTAATGAGATGGTTTTGTTCATTTTTCACATATATCTTAACGCTTAAATCAGCATCGTATATTAAACTATCGGGATTTGTTGCCATCTCATATGCCGATTCATTCCCCAAAAAAACTCTGTTTACTCTAACATAATGAATAGTATCGTTTGGGTCAAGTATTGAATATACCACAGGTATATTTTCCCAAGGAGCTGAAATGTCAATTTCTGTTTCACACGAAACTAGTATTACGCAAGTGGCAATAAGTGATAAGAGTGAAAATCTCATTTTATTAAGGTTGATTTATTTTGCCACAAATTTAGCTTTTTATTGAAAAATACAACTATTCTGTAATAAACTTTTGTGTGCAGTATTTTTTTTACCACTTCACAAGTTGACTTTTCTACGGCAAAGAGTCAATACCGTATGTTGCGTAAAATATTGCCTTTTGAAAGCCCAAGTAAGCTAATTCAGGATTGGTGGCAAACAGACATTTTGTGTCATCGGTGGGTTTGTATCCCCTTAAGATAATGTGACTCCTACAGGCAAACAATCCATATCCACCAATTATATTGGTAATAGGAGGAGTTTCGTAGTTAAATCCGCCTACACGTTTCCATATTTGTTCGGCATAGTTTTCATCTGCGATAACATATTCGTAATCAACTTTTCCTACAAAACGTTTTTCACCCGATTCTGGAGGATTTAATTCAGTTTTAATACGATCGAATATTTCGTTTGAGCGAAGT
The DNA window shown above is from Bacteroidales bacterium and carries:
- the folE gene encoding GTP cyclohydrolase I FolE; translated protein: MDNNKNRETDLENGYLQVDQFNKESTSSISSHYKDILRHLGEDPEREGLLKTPKRVAKALQFLTQGYSMNPDEILRSAIFEEEYRQMVLVKDIDLYSLCEHHMLPFFGKAHVAYIPNGYITGLSKIARVVEAYARRLQVQERLTVQIRNCIQDALHPLGVAVVIEAQHMCMQMRGVQKQNSATTTSAFTGAFLNSPATREEFFHLIGKTLR